A window from Akkermansia muciniphila encodes these proteins:
- the cobO gene encoding cob(I)yrinic acid a,c-diamide adenosyltransferase: MKGSRILVLTGPGKGKTTSAFGMALRALGHGGKVAVVQFIKHDGSYGEVVALRQFPNAEVVCSGEGFTGRARDEESRERHASAARDGWRVAREKLADESVGTVILDEIFYPLNYGFLPIAEVLDALKKIAPGKVVVLTGRDAPEEIVAVADTVSRIECVRHAFQQGVKAQRNVEF; encoded by the coding sequence ATGAAAGGTTCCCGCATTCTTGTTCTGACCGGACCCGGCAAGGGAAAGACTACTTCCGCCTTCGGCATGGCTCTGCGCGCTTTGGGGCATGGCGGCAAGGTGGCTGTGGTTCAGTTTATCAAGCATGACGGTTCCTATGGGGAGGTGGTGGCCCTCCGGCAGTTTCCGAATGCGGAGGTAGTGTGTTCCGGAGAAGGGTTTACGGGCCGCGCCAGGGATGAAGAGTCCCGCGAACGCCATGCTTCCGCCGCCCGGGACGGGTGGAGGGTGGCCCGGGAGAAGCTGGCGGATGAGTCCGTGGGAACCGTGATTCTGGACGAGATTTTTTACCCCCTGAATTACGGGTTCCTCCCCATTGCGGAAGTCTTGGATGCTTTGAAGAAAATTGCCCCTGGAAAGGTCGTCGTTCTGACAGGCCGGGATGCTCCGGAGGAAATTGTCGCCGTGGCTGATACCGTGAGCCGGATTGAATGCGTCAGGCATGCCTTTCAGCAGGGAGTCAAGGCTCAGAGGAATGTTGAGTTTTAA
- the cbiT gene encoding precorrin-6Y C5,15-methyltransferase (decarboxylating) subunit CbiT, translating into MPSLTVFSCGIGPLHPSPALLGKLAEAQSLYASAALLKECPPCNARRIPIGRNAREQAREALEEARQGGNVVVLASGDALFHGMGGTLQSLACDGDRLEFIPAPTAFQALFHRLGMPWDRARCFSAHSTEDIPWGDILAQPLPVLYGGHPFTACRLAGEAIQFHPPAAQRSAVAAERLGTPGERILKGTLAELAREECAPTSMLLLLPDERSGAAPILPLGLPADFYEKENNLITAEEVRAVILSKLRLPAWGVLWDVGAGSGSIGLEAAALRPGLSVYGLERQESRLELIRRNCRKLGCVNYACMRGEAPEALAALPAPDRVFLGGGGAALESILQACFDALNPGGLLVASAVTTESEHLLYGWNAAARTGMFSLDIASESPIAGTYHHLRHGNRITLFTYSRA; encoded by the coding sequence ATGCCTTCCCTGACCGTTTTTTCCTGCGGCATAGGTCCGCTTCACCCCTCCCCGGCCCTGCTGGGCAAACTGGCGGAGGCGCAGAGCCTGTACGCTTCCGCCGCCCTGCTGAAGGAGTGCCCGCCCTGCAACGCACGGCGCATCCCCATCGGCAGGAACGCGCGGGAACAGGCGCGGGAGGCGCTGGAAGAAGCCCGGCAGGGCGGAAACGTGGTGGTGCTGGCTTCCGGAGACGCCCTGTTCCACGGGATGGGAGGCACGCTCCAATCCCTGGCCTGTGACGGGGACCGGCTGGAATTCATCCCGGCCCCAACCGCGTTCCAGGCCCTGTTCCACCGCCTGGGCATGCCGTGGGACCGAGCCCGGTGCTTCAGCGCGCACAGCACGGAAGATATCCCGTGGGGGGATATTCTGGCCCAGCCGCTTCCCGTCCTTTACGGCGGCCACCCCTTCACCGCGTGCCGCCTGGCCGGGGAGGCCATCCAATTCCACCCCCCGGCGGCTCAACGTTCCGCCGTGGCGGCGGAACGCCTGGGAACTCCCGGGGAACGCATCCTGAAAGGAACCCTGGCGGAACTGGCCCGGGAGGAATGCGCCCCCACCTCCATGCTCCTGCTGCTGCCGGACGAGCGTTCCGGAGCCGCGCCCATCCTGCCGCTGGGACTGCCGGCGGACTTTTATGAAAAGGAGAACAACCTGATTACAGCGGAGGAAGTGCGCGCCGTCATCCTGTCCAAGCTCCGCCTCCCTGCCTGGGGCGTGCTGTGGGACGTGGGAGCCGGAAGCGGCTCCATCGGCCTGGAAGCCGCCGCCCTGCGCCCCGGGCTCTCCGTGTACGGACTGGAACGGCAAGAGTCCCGCCTGGAACTGATCCGCCGGAACTGCCGGAAGCTGGGGTGCGTGAATTACGCCTGCATGCGGGGAGAAGCGCCGGAAGCCCTGGCTGCCCTGCCCGCGCCCGACCGCGTTTTCTTGGGAGGCGGGGGCGCCGCCCTTGAATCCATCCTCCAGGCGTGTTTTGACGCCCTGAATCCCGGCGGCCTCCTGGTAGCCTCCGCCGTAACCACGGAAAGCGAACACCTGCTTTACGGCTGGAACGCCGCCGCCCGCACGGGGATGTTCTCCCTGGACATCGCCTCCGAATCTCCCATTGCCGGAACCTACCACCATCTGCGGCACGGCAACCGCATCACCCTTTTCACCTATTCCCGCGCATGA
- a CDS encoding cobyrinate a,c-diamide synthase yields the protein MNKPFHAFCIASTQSGGGKTTVSLALMAALSTRGLRVQAFKCGPDYIDPSFHRQATGLPSFNLDTWMMGKNGVRSQWARHASCADIAICEGVMGLFDARTPESLEGSTADCALTLGLPMLLVVQARGMAGSIAAVVRGFSQHHPGLNIAGVIANGVGSATHADLLRRALAHHGMPPLVAALPRNAEWTLPERQLGLVPAEEEARQQSWFRRLAEAVEKHVNWKLLMDITEIPRPAPLKASIPSTPARGRLAVARDNAFCFYYEDNLERLRQAGWEITCFSPLEDTALPEGTRALYLGGGYPETFASRLESNEAMRNAILEFAKNGGEIFAECGGYMYLCKELALPDGTSRNMCGVIDGTARMGEKLRSLGYREAVMETEAPFGLRFTRIRGHEFHWSSIKLNRPYPPLYTVRGKDGSLSAEGVADGNVKAGYIHLYWGQENHDQPQTPQPRQGRVILLNGASSAGKSTLARTLHRLMEEDSMIFSMDDYLAMSRGRHENALDAVRETGLPFIESFHAAIAEAARKGALVIVDHVIGESRAWVQDLLNRLSGIPRALIKVDCREDILLERERNRTDRTPDPAHAERQHGSIHQHFPHDFSIDTTEATPRECALELMGQLPPEFRAAQE from the coding sequence ATGAATAAGCCTTTTCACGCCTTCTGCATCGCCTCCACCCAGTCCGGGGGAGGCAAGACCACGGTATCCCTCGCCCTGATGGCGGCGCTCTCCACCCGGGGATTACGCGTGCAGGCCTTCAAGTGCGGCCCAGACTACATTGACCCCTCCTTCCACCGGCAGGCGACGGGATTGCCTTCCTTCAATCTGGATACGTGGATGATGGGGAAAAACGGGGTGCGGTCCCAGTGGGCGCGGCACGCCTCCTGCGCGGACATCGCCATTTGCGAGGGGGTCATGGGCCTCTTTGACGCCCGGACGCCGGAAAGCCTGGAAGGAAGCACGGCGGACTGCGCCCTCACGCTTGGCCTGCCCATGTTGCTGGTGGTTCAGGCGCGGGGCATGGCGGGGTCCATTGCCGCCGTCGTCCGCGGCTTTTCCCAGCACCATCCCGGCCTGAACATAGCGGGAGTCATTGCCAACGGCGTGGGAAGCGCCACGCACGCGGACCTTCTGCGCCGGGCGCTGGCCCATCACGGCATGCCGCCGCTGGTGGCGGCGTTGCCCAGAAACGCGGAATGGACACTCCCGGAACGGCAGCTGGGCCTTGTTCCCGCGGAAGAGGAAGCACGGCAGCAATCCTGGTTCCGCAGGCTGGCGGAAGCGGTGGAAAAGCACGTCAACTGGAAGCTGCTGATGGACATCACGGAAATTCCCCGCCCCGCTCCCCTGAAAGCCTCCATTCCGTCCACCCCTGCCCGCGGGCGCCTGGCCGTGGCACGGGACAATGCCTTCTGCTTTTACTATGAGGACAACCTGGAACGGCTGAGGCAGGCGGGCTGGGAAATCACCTGCTTTTCTCCGCTGGAAGACACCGCCCTGCCGGAAGGAACCAGGGCCCTCTACCTGGGAGGCGGCTATCCGGAAACCTTCGCAAGCCGCCTGGAAAGCAATGAGGCCATGCGGAACGCCATCCTGGAATTTGCCAAGAACGGCGGAGAAATCTTTGCCGAATGCGGCGGTTACATGTACCTGTGCAAGGAACTGGCGCTTCCGGACGGGACAAGCAGGAACATGTGCGGAGTCATTGACGGAACGGCGCGGATGGGGGAAAAACTCCGTTCCCTGGGATACCGGGAAGCCGTGATGGAAACGGAAGCCCCGTTCGGGCTGCGTTTCACCCGCATCCGCGGCCATGAGTTCCACTGGTCCTCCATTAAACTGAACCGCCCCTACCCGCCCCTTTACACGGTCAGGGGAAAGGATGGAAGCCTGAGCGCGGAAGGCGTGGCGGACGGCAACGTGAAGGCCGGCTACATCCACCTTTACTGGGGGCAGGAAAACCATGACCAGCCGCAAACGCCCCAGCCGCGGCAGGGACGCGTCATCCTGCTCAACGGGGCCTCCAGCGCGGGGAAAAGCACGCTGGCCCGGACCCTGCACCGCCTCATGGAGGAGGACTCCATGATTTTTTCCATGGACGACTACCTGGCCATGAGCCGGGGAAGGCATGAAAACGCCCTGGACGCCGTCCGGGAAACCGGACTCCCCTTCATCGAATCCTTTCACGCCGCCATTGCAGAGGCCGCGCGGAAAGGCGCCCTGGTCATCGTGGACCACGTCATCGGCGAATCCCGCGCCTGGGTTCAAGACCTCCTGAACCGCCTGAGCGGCATTCCCCGCGCCCTCATCAAGGTGGACTGCCGGGAGGACATTCTGCTGGAACGCGAGCGGAACCGTACCGACCGGACTCCGGACCCGGCCCATGCGGAGCGTCAGCACGGAAGCATCCACCAGCACTTTCCGCATGACTTCTCCATAGACACCACGGAAGCGACGCCCCGGGAATGCGCCCTGGAACTCATGGGGCAGCTTCCGCCGGAATTCAGGGCGGCGCAGGAATGA
- a CDS encoding precorrin-2 C(20)-methyltransferase, producing MSSPGKFYGVGIGPGNPEYLTLRAVNVFRSVDMVFTVTGPNSDFSISEAVVRSVGGVKARFHKLVFSMSRDARTRQEQIERNTAVIEEALSRGLDCAFATLGDAMTYSTLGYILSLLLSRNPDLHTEVVPGITSYCTLAAHSRQILVENGERLRVIPAFRPEMADSLEFPPGTTTVLMKTYRSRARLMERIRREKDIRVIYGERLGMPDEFITDDIDVIAARPEEYLSLMFVKKA from the coding sequence ATGTCCTCCCCCGGAAAATTTTATGGAGTGGGCATAGGCCCCGGCAATCCGGAATACCTCACGCTCAGGGCCGTCAACGTGTTCCGGTCCGTGGACATGGTGTTTACCGTGACGGGCCCCAACAGCGATTTCAGCATTTCCGAAGCAGTGGTGCGGTCCGTGGGCGGCGTGAAGGCCCGATTCCACAAGCTGGTTTTCAGCATGTCCCGCGACGCCAGAACCCGGCAGGAGCAGATTGAAAGGAATACGGCCGTTATTGAGGAGGCCCTTTCCCGCGGCCTTGACTGCGCCTTTGCCACGCTGGGAGACGCCATGACGTACAGCACCTTAGGCTATATCCTGAGCCTCCTGCTCAGCCGGAATCCGGACCTGCACACGGAAGTGGTGCCGGGGATCACCTCATACTGCACCCTGGCGGCCCACAGCCGCCAGATCCTGGTGGAAAACGGGGAACGGCTGCGGGTTATTCCCGCCTTCAGGCCGGAGATGGCGGATTCCCTGGAGTTCCCGCCCGGAACCACCACCGTTCTCATGAAGACCTACCGCAGCCGCGCGCGCCTGATGGAGCGCATCCGGCGGGAGAAGGATATCCGCGTTATTTACGGGGAAAGACTGGGCATGCCCGACGAGTTTATTACGGACGATATTGACGTCATCGCCGCCAGGCCGGAAGAATACCTTTCCCTGATGTTCGTCAAGAAGGCATGA
- a CDS encoding precorrin-8X methylmutase yields the protein MTAAPDIRWDMPPAAIEAESFAAIEREFQGWEEVPPSEWKVMRRLIHTTADLSIAAGLAFRHDPIPSALAALRGHCPIFCDSNMIRAGLSVERLRRAHPGYSKEDIHCYIADADIAAQAKATGRTRAICAAEKARPILDGAIVLIGNAPLSLARISRYVLEEGIRPALIVGMPVGFVNVVESKLLTGTCPAPQIVLDGRRGGSALAVTTLHAILENLPAA from the coding sequence ATGACCGCCGCACCTGACATCCGCTGGGACATGCCCCCCGCCGCCATTGAGGCGGAAAGCTTCGCCGCCATTGAACGGGAGTTCCAGGGCTGGGAAGAGGTGCCGCCGTCCGAATGGAAGGTCATGCGCAGGCTTATCCACACCACGGCGGACCTTTCCATTGCCGCGGGGCTGGCCTTCCGCCATGACCCCATACCCTCCGCCCTGGCGGCCCTCCGCGGCCACTGCCCCATTTTCTGTGATTCCAACATGATCCGGGCCGGGCTTTCCGTGGAACGCCTGAGGCGCGCCCACCCCGGTTACAGCAAGGAGGACATCCATTGCTACATTGCCGATGCGGACATCGCCGCGCAAGCCAAAGCCACCGGGAGGACGCGGGCCATCTGCGCCGCGGAAAAGGCGCGCCCCATCCTGGACGGAGCCATCGTCCTCATCGGGAACGCCCCTCTTTCCCTGGCCCGCATCTCCCGGTATGTGCTGGAGGAGGGCATCAGGCCCGCCCTGATCGTCGGCATGCCCGTGGGCTTCGTCAACGTGGTGGAATCCAAATTGCTGACGGGAACCTGCCCCGCGCCCCAGATCGTTCTGGACGGGCGGCGCGGCGGAAGCGCCCTGGCCGTCACCACGCTGCACGCCATTCTGGAGAACCTGCCCGCCGCCTGA
- the cbiD gene encoding cobalt-precorrin-5B (C(1))-methyltransferase CbiD: MSSPLRQPLRKGFSTGANAAAAITAAWKTLNGENISESIPLLFPDGETRMLPLAASEPGFSRIIKDGGDDPDCTHGAVMEARVRAAVPEEAAPEDYFLPIRGATLILRSAGGIGLCTLPGLDCEQHKWAINQGPRRMIADNLARSGMREGCWLAEISVRDGERLAGKTLNPLLGVVGGISILGTSGIVRPYSHEAYIATIRICVRSTRLSGFDKAVFCTGGRTAALARSLLPGYPSISFICIGDFIAESLQSAGEQGMAEAVVACMPGKLCKYAAGFANTHAHKVAQDMQLFLRTAERHAALADEARRSILACSSVRQALALVPEEAHLSLYRDLAAEARRQFQRHVPGLPVRFLISGFSGSLLLDIPPCLP; the protein is encoded by the coding sequence ATGTCCTCCCCCCTCCGCCAGCCGCTCCGGAAAGGATTTTCCACCGGGGCCAATGCCGCCGCCGCCATCACGGCCGCGTGGAAAACGCTGAACGGAGAGAACATCAGTGAATCCATTCCCCTGCTTTTCCCGGACGGAGAAACGAGAATGCTCCCGCTGGCGGCCAGTGAACCGGGATTTTCCCGCATCATCAAGGATGGAGGGGACGACCCGGACTGCACCCACGGAGCCGTGATGGAGGCGCGCGTCCGGGCGGCCGTTCCGGAGGAAGCCGCCCCGGAGGATTACTTTCTGCCCATCCGCGGGGCCACCCTTATCCTGCGCTCCGCCGGGGGCATAGGCCTGTGCACGCTGCCGGGCCTGGACTGCGAGCAGCATAAATGGGCCATCAACCAAGGACCGCGGCGCATGATTGCTGACAACCTGGCCCGCTCCGGCATGCGGGAAGGGTGCTGGCTGGCGGAAATCTCCGTCCGGGACGGGGAACGGCTTGCCGGGAAAACGCTCAATCCCCTGCTTGGCGTGGTGGGGGGAATCTCTATTTTAGGCACCAGCGGCATCGTGCGCCCGTACAGCCATGAAGCCTATATTGCCACCATCCGCATCTGCGTGCGCTCCACCCGGCTCTCCGGCTTTGACAAGGCGGTCTTCTGCACGGGGGGGAGGACGGCCGCGCTGGCCAGGTCCCTTCTGCCGGGATACCCCTCCATCTCCTTCATCTGCATTGGCGATTTTATTGCGGAAAGCCTTCAGAGCGCAGGAGAACAGGGCATGGCGGAAGCCGTGGTGGCCTGCATGCCGGGCAAGCTCTGCAAGTACGCCGCCGGATTTGCCAATACCCACGCCCACAAGGTGGCGCAGGATATGCAGCTTTTTCTCCGCACGGCGGAACGCCACGCCGCGCTGGCGGATGAAGCGCGCCGGAGCATCCTGGCCTGTTCCTCCGTACGCCAGGCGCTGGCGCTGGTTCCGGAAGAGGCCCACCTTTCCCTGTACCGGGACCTGGCCGCGGAAGCCCGGCGCCAGTTCCAGCGCCACGTGCCCGGCCTGCCCGTCCGTTTCCTGATCTCCGGTTTTTCCGGCAGCCTTCTTCTCGACATACCTCCATGCCTTCCCTGA
- the cobM gene encoding precorrin-4 C(11)-methyltransferase, with the protein MNTARFPIHFIGAGPGAEDLITERGAALLKEADVVVYAGSLVNPGHLKRCRPEAELHDSAKMNLEEQVEVMARGVLEGKKVVRLHTGDPSMYGAIAEQFDLLDKKGIESIVVPGVSSVFAAAAALRTELTYPGIAQSLVLTRTPGRTPMPSGEACEAFAKTGATLAFFLSAGKLDELAARLISAGKSPDTAAAVVYRATWPDEKIIRGTLSTIAAETARAGIGRQALILVGDAIGAHGCGQSLLYHGQFSHGYRNEKEDERFDGSCAFYAFTEKGVRKAQEISQSLGKAVIHSVGRAGETEGVKRVSPEDFDPLLARQWNLFDAHVFIGATGIAVRKTAPLLRDKATDPAVVCCSESGSHLIPLLSGHLGGGNRLARRLARISGGEAVITTATDTRGITAFDEAAAREKACVLNPDAIKTLNAALLDGDTVSFHGPQEIHERYWRDCPQVIPARADGAEAAEKPHVPAVYWDEEPPESAGGAAALLIQSSSFVLGIGCKKGTEPGLLQQYAEGFLARQGISRSRIKALASCTLKEQEPAILALAATWNVPFHVFEPAELDAVEIPTPSDAVFEKTGTHSVSEASAILASGGKINTPKTVCGGNVTLALATCPHGSRNKARQESGNVIVIGLGSGSPGQLTPEAAAAMEQCTCIAGYTKYLDFIRERIHGKKMIQTGMMGEVPRCTAALEAALNGENVCMVCSGDPGILAMAGLLYEMRKENERFSPVRIEVLPGITAASISASALGAPLQNGFCLLSLSDLLVPAEEIRANLEQSAGTALPVVLYNPAGRKRRHLLEEALRIFRNKRGGQTLCAYVKHAGRPAQQKWVGTLDEFPLEDVDMSTLVLLGGPRTIRDGDVLFERRGYADKYGIS; encoded by the coding sequence ATGAATACCGCCCGTTTTCCCATCCATTTCATAGGAGCCGGCCCCGGGGCCGAAGACCTGATTACCGAACGGGGCGCCGCCCTCCTGAAGGAGGCGGACGTGGTCGTCTACGCCGGCTCCCTGGTCAATCCGGGGCACCTCAAACGCTGCCGCCCGGAAGCGGAACTCCACGACAGCGCCAAAATGAACCTGGAGGAACAGGTGGAGGTCATGGCCCGCGGGGTGCTGGAAGGAAAGAAGGTGGTGCGCCTCCACACGGGGGACCCGTCCATGTACGGAGCCATCGCGGAGCAATTCGACCTGCTTGACAAAAAGGGCATTGAATCCATTGTGGTGCCGGGAGTCAGCAGCGTTTTTGCCGCCGCCGCGGCCTTGCGCACGGAACTGACCTACCCCGGAATTGCCCAGAGCCTGGTGCTGACGCGCACCCCGGGAAGAACGCCCATGCCCTCCGGGGAAGCCTGCGAGGCCTTTGCCAAGACGGGCGCCACGCTGGCGTTCTTCCTCAGCGCGGGGAAGCTGGATGAACTGGCCGCACGGCTTATCTCCGCCGGGAAATCCCCCGATACGGCGGCGGCGGTAGTGTACCGCGCCACCTGGCCGGATGAAAAGATCATCCGCGGCACGCTGTCCACCATCGCGGCGGAAACGGCGCGGGCGGGCATCGGCAGGCAGGCCCTCATCCTGGTGGGTGACGCCATCGGCGCGCACGGCTGCGGGCAGTCCCTGCTCTACCACGGCCAATTCAGCCACGGCTACCGGAATGAGAAGGAAGACGAACGGTTCGACGGAAGCTGCGCGTTTTACGCTTTCACGGAAAAAGGAGTCCGCAAGGCGCAGGAGATTTCCCAGTCTCTGGGGAAAGCCGTTATCCATTCCGTAGGCAGGGCCGGGGAAACGGAAGGTGTCAAGCGGGTTTCCCCGGAGGACTTCGACCCGTTGCTTGCCCGGCAGTGGAACCTGTTTGACGCGCACGTTTTCATCGGGGCCACGGGAATTGCCGTCAGGAAAACGGCTCCCCTGCTCCGGGACAAGGCCACGGACCCGGCAGTAGTCTGCTGTTCGGAGTCCGGCTCCCACCTCATTCCCCTGCTTTCCGGCCACCTGGGCGGCGGCAACCGCCTGGCGCGCAGGCTGGCCCGCATCAGCGGCGGGGAGGCCGTCATCACCACCGCCACGGACACGCGGGGAATCACCGCCTTTGACGAAGCGGCGGCCAGGGAAAAGGCCTGCGTTCTCAACCCGGACGCCATCAAAACCCTGAACGCGGCCCTGCTTGACGGAGACACCGTATCTTTTCACGGTCCGCAGGAAATCCACGAACGGTACTGGCGGGACTGTCCCCAGGTCATTCCGGCGCGGGCGGATGGAGCGGAAGCCGCGGAAAAACCGCACGTTCCCGCCGTCTATTGGGATGAAGAGCCCCCGGAATCTGCGGGGGGAGCTGCCGCCCTGCTCATTCAGTCATCCTCCTTCGTGCTTGGAATAGGCTGCAAAAAAGGAACGGAACCCGGGCTGCTGCAGCAATACGCGGAAGGCTTTCTTGCCCGGCAGGGAATCTCCCGGTCCCGTATCAAAGCCCTTGCCTCCTGCACGCTCAAGGAGCAGGAACCGGCCATCCTGGCCCTGGCCGCAACATGGAACGTACCTTTCCATGTCTTTGAGCCCGCCGAGCTGGACGCGGTGGAAATTCCCACGCCGTCAGACGCCGTCTTTGAAAAAACGGGGACTCATTCCGTTTCCGAGGCTTCCGCCATTCTGGCCTCCGGGGGTAAAATCAACACTCCTAAAACCGTTTGCGGCGGGAACGTCACGCTGGCCCTGGCGACGTGCCCTCACGGCAGCCGGAACAAGGCCCGTCAAGAATCCGGAAACGTCATCGTCATCGGGCTGGGGTCCGGGTCTCCGGGCCAGCTTACGCCGGAAGCGGCTGCTGCCATGGAGCAATGCACCTGCATAGCCGGCTACACCAAATACTTGGATTTCATCCGGGAACGCATCCACGGGAAAAAGATGATCCAGACCGGGATGATGGGGGAAGTGCCGCGGTGCACGGCCGCGCTGGAAGCGGCTCTGAACGGGGAAAATGTCTGCATGGTCTGCTCCGGTGACCCGGGCATCCTGGCCATGGCCGGGCTGCTCTACGAAATGAGGAAGGAAAACGAACGCTTTTCCCCGGTCCGCATTGAAGTGCTCCCGGGAATTACGGCGGCCAGCATTTCCGCCTCCGCGCTGGGGGCGCCCCTCCAAAACGGCTTCTGCCTGTTGAGCCTGTCCGACCTGCTGGTCCCTGCGGAAGAAATCCGTGCCAACCTGGAGCAAAGCGCCGGAACGGCGCTGCCCGTGGTCCTTTACAACCCCGCCGGACGCAAACGCCGCCATCTGCTGGAGGAGGCCCTGCGTATCTTCCGGAACAAACGCGGTGGCCAAACCCTGTGCGCCTACGTGAAACACGCTGGACGCCCCGCCCAGCAAAAATGGGTGGGGACGCTGGACGAATTCCCGCTGGAGGACGTGGACATGTCCACGCTGGTGCTTCTGGGCGGCCCCCGGACCATCAGGGACGGAGACGTCCTTTTTGAACGGAGAGGCTACGCCGACAAGTACGGAATATCCTGA